Proteins encoded within one genomic window of Geminocystis sp. M7585_C2015_104:
- the psaA gene encoding photosystem I core protein PsaA (with PsaB binds the primary electron donor of photosystem I, P700, and subsequent electron acceptors as part of photosystem I), with protein sequence MTTSPQKEAKAKVVVDYDPVPTSFEKWGKPGHFDRTLARGPKTTTWIWNLHADAHDFDSQTSDLEDVSRKIFSAHFGHLAVVFVWLSGMYFHGAKFSNYTAWLADPLHVKPSAQVVWPVVGQGILNGDMGGGFHGIQITSGFFQLWRASGITNEYQLYVTAIGGLVMAALMLFAGWFHYHKAAPKLEWFQNVESMLNHHLAGLLGLGSLAWAGHQIHVSLPINKLLDQGVAPADIPLPHEFILQPAKMIELYPSFAQGLTPFFTLNWGVYSDFLTFNGGLNPVTGGL encoded by the coding sequence ATGACAACAAGTCCTCAAAAAGAGGCGAAAGCTAAAGTGGTAGTAGACTATGATCCTGTACCCACGTCCTTCGAGAAGTGGGGGAAACCAGGACACTTCGACCGCACTTTAGCTAGAGGGCCAAAGACCACAACCTGGATTTGGAACCTCCATGCTGACGCCCACGACTTCGATAGCCAAACCAGTGACCTAGAAGACGTATCCCGCAAAATCTTCAGCGCCCACTTCGGTCACCTGGCAGTAGTGTTCGTATGGCTCAGTGGGATGTACTTCCACGGGGCTAAGTTTTCCAACTACACTGCTTGGTTGGCAGATCCCCTTCATGTAAAACCAAGCGCCCAAGTGGTATGGCCAGTAGTTGGCCAAGGCATACTCAATGGGGACATGGGAGGTGGCTTCCACGGCATCCAAATTACCTCCGGCTTCTTCCAACTGTGGAGGGCCTCTGGGATTACCAATGAATACCAGCTATACGTAACCGCCATCGGTGGTTTGGTAATGGCCGCCCTTATGCTCTTCGCCGGCTGGTTCCACTACCACAAGGCAGCACCCAAGCTGGAGTGGTTCCAAAATGTGGAATCCATGCTGAACCACCACTTGGCCGGTCTGCTGGGATTGGGCTCCCTAGCTTGGGCAGGTCACCAGATCCACGTGTCCCTGCCTATCAACAAGCTGTTGGATCAGGGGGTGGCCCCCGCCGATATACCCCTGCCCCATGAGTTCATACTGCAACCAGCCAAGATGATTGAGCTGTATCCCAGCTTTGCCCAGGGGTTGACCCCCTTCTTCACCTTGAACTGGGGAGTATACTCCGACTTCCTTACCTTCAATGGCGGGTTGAACCCTGTAACCGGCGGCTTGT